In Camelus dromedarius isolate mCamDro1 chromosome 3, mCamDro1.pat, whole genome shotgun sequence, one DNA window encodes the following:
- the CDO1 gene encoding cysteine dioxygenase type 1: MEQTEVLKPRTLTDLIRILHQLFAGEEVNVEEVQAVMEAYESDPAEWAIYAKFDQYRYTRNLVDQGNGKFNLMILCWGEGHGSSIHDHTDSHCFLKMLQGNLKETLFAWPDKKSNEMIKKSERILRENQCAYINDSIGLHRVENISHTEPAVSLHLYSPPFDTCHAFDQRTGHKNKVTMTFHSKFGIRTPFATSGSLENN; encoded by the exons ATGGAGCAGACCGAGGTGCTAAAGCCACGCACCCTGACCGACCTGATCCGCATCCTGCACCAGCTCTTCGCCGGCGAGGAGGTCAATGTGGAGGAGGTGCAGGCCGTTATGGAAGCCTATGAGAGCGACCCGGCCGAGTGGGCAATATACGCCAAGTTCGACCAGTACAG gTATACCCGAAATCTGGTGGatcaaggaaatggaaaatttaatCTAATGATTCTATGTTGGGGTGAAGGACATGGCAG CAGTATCCATGATCACACCGACTCCCACTGCTTTCTGAAGATGCTGCAGGGAAAtctaaaggaaactttgtttgCCTGGCCTGACAAAAAATCCAATGAGATGATCAAGAAGTCTGAAAGAATCTTGAGGGAAAACCAGTGTGCCTACATCAACG ATTCCATCGGTTTACATCGGGTAGAGAACATTAGCCACACAGAACCTGCCGTGAGCCTTCACTTATACAGTCCGCCTTTTGATACGTGCCATGCCTTTGATCAAAGAACAGGACATAAAAACAAAGTCACCATGACATTCCATAGCAAATTTGGAATCAGGACTCCATTT gCAACTTCAGGCTCACTGGAGAACAACTAA